The following proteins are encoded in a genomic region of Candidatus Zixiibacteriota bacterium:
- the secA gene encoding preprotein translocase subunit SecA has translation MSENILTKVFGSKHERDIKKIKPIVDEINTFFEEFKSLSDEELKGKTEEFKQRIREYLDPYQTEGTPEEEQKHAQKEILDQILPEAFAVVKETCRRLLGKKWEVSGIEIEWDMVPFDVQLIGAVVLHQGKIAEMATGEGKTLVATMPIYLNALIGKGVHLVTVNDYLAKRDSQWMGEIYKFLGLAVGCIQNEMDNAERKVQYNCDITYGTNNEFGFDYLRDNMAIRAEDRVQRGFFYAIVDEVDSVLIDEARTPLIISGPVSSSTQRYDEMRPLVDQMVKRQTVLVNKLIAEGEELLKQEKEYEAGIKLLTAQRGAPKNKKLMKLLKETGVKKLITSVELDFLRDKKIGEIDDQLYYSIDERENSSNLNEMGRSLLSPQDQALFEIPDITEGIHEIDSNPDLSIQEKLQKKEELYRLHAERSEKVHNISQLLKAYSLFEKDVEYVVQDGKVLIVDEFTGRLMPGRRYSDGLHQAIEAKEGVKVEGETQTLATITLQNYFRLYQKLAGMTGTAVTEAPEFWEIYKLDVVVIPTNEPVRRIDFNDVVYRTKREKYNSIIEEIKEYHQAGHPVLVGTVSVDVSETLSRMLKREGIKHSVLNAKYHQQEAEIVAQAGKAGTVTIATNMAGRGTDIKLGPGVVKSPYCRLIKESSGEDQCPHLEELKCYENVPCGLHIMGTERHEARRIDRQLRGRSGRQGDPGSSRFYLSLEDDLMRLFGSDRIASVMDRLGVQDGEVIQHGMVTKAIERAQKRVEAQNFAIRKHLLEYDNVMNQQREVIYDRRLAALEGADLKEEVLGLIEKVVESKVEQFTGPDEYTENWNLGGLREELRRIFLLELKFKDEDIPKLTKAELKEKVTSVVREIYEHKEKAYGADIMRQLERFAMLQAIDEMWKEHLYELDMLKTGIGLRAYGQKDPLLEYKKEAFQMFAGMVDKVDEEALSLIYKLQVREKEEQARKKEPEKRLQAIHQEAAGMGYSTTNQAEEVAPGKPKPVKVGQKVGRNDPCPCGSGKKYKKCCGA, from the coding sequence ATGTCAGAAAATATATTGACCAAAGTCTTCGGCTCTAAACACGAGCGGGATATCAAGAAGATCAAGCCGATAGTTGATGAGATAAATACATTTTTTGAAGAGTTTAAGTCCCTTTCGGATGAGGAGTTAAAAGGCAAGACCGAAGAGTTTAAACAGAGGATAAGAGAATACTTAGATCCTTATCAGACTGAGGGAACCCCTGAGGAAGAGCAAAAACACGCACAAAAAGAGATCTTAGACCAGATTCTACCAGAGGCGTTTGCAGTAGTCAAAGAGACCTGCAGAAGGCTTTTAGGTAAGAAATGGGAAGTTAGCGGAATAGAGATCGAATGGGATATGGTGCCGTTCGACGTGCAGTTGATCGGCGCGGTTGTTCTGCACCAGGGGAAAATTGCAGAAATGGCAACTGGTGAGGGTAAAACCTTAGTTGCAACTATGCCTATTTATCTGAATGCGCTCATTGGCAAGGGTGTCCACTTAGTTACGGTCAACGATTACTTAGCCAAAAGAGATTCCCAGTGGATGGGTGAAATCTACAAGTTCTTGGGTTTGGCTGTAGGCTGTATCCAGAATGAGATGGACAATGCTGAAAGGAAAGTCCAGTACAACTGTGACATCACCTATGGAACCAATAACGAATTCGGTTTCGATTACCTCAGAGACAATATGGCAATCAGGGCTGAGGACCGGGTGCAGAGAGGCTTCTTTTATGCTATCGTGGACGAGGTGGATAGCGTTCTGATCGACGAAGCCAGGACTCCCTTGATTATCTCCGGTCCGGTCAGCTCCTCTACACAAAGATACGACGAGATGAGACCTCTGGTCGACCAGATGGTAAAGAGACAGACCGTTCTGGTCAACAAGCTGATAGCTGAAGGGGAGGAGCTTTTAAAACAGGAAAAAGAATACGAGGCTGGAATAAAGCTTTTGACTGCTCAGCGAGGTGCTCCAAAGAATAAAAAATTGATGAAGCTTTTGAAAGAGACCGGGGTAAAAAAATTAATCACCAGTGTTGAGCTGGATTTTCTGCGGGATAAAAAAATCGGCGAAATAGATGACCAGCTCTACTATTCAATCGATGAGCGGGAAAACTCATCCAACTTAAATGAGATGGGTCGTTCCCTTCTCTCTCCTCAGGATCAGGCTCTTTTCGAGATCCCGGACATCACTGAAGGTATTCACGAGATAGACTCAAATCCGGACCTTTCGATTCAGGAAAAGCTTCAGAAAAAAGAGGAGCTTTACAGACTGCATGCCGAAAGAAGCGAAAAGGTCCACAATATCTCCCAGCTTTTGAAAGCCTATTCTCTTTTTGAAAAGGACGTGGAGTATGTGGTTCAGGATGGAAAAGTCCTGATCGTGGATGAGTTCACTGGCAGGCTTATGCCGGGAAGAAGATATTCCGACGGACTGCACCAGGCAATTGAAGCCAAAGAAGGGGTCAAAGTCGAAGGAGAAACTCAAACCTTAGCCACCATCACTCTGCAGAACTACTTTCGGCTTTATCAGAAATTAGCCGGAATGACTGGAACTGCGGTAACTGAGGCGCCTGAGTTCTGGGAGATATATAAACTTGATGTCGTTGTCATTCCCACGAATGAGCCGGTCAGAAGAATTGATTTTAATGATGTGGTCTACCGCACCAAAAGGGAAAAATATAATTCCATAATCGAGGAGATAAAAGAGTATCACCAGGCTGGTCATCCGGTTTTGGTCGGAACGGTTTCAGTGGATGTGTCTGAGACTCTTTCCCGCATGCTCAAAAGGGAGGGGATAAAACATTCGGTTTTAAACGCCAAATATCACCAGCAGGAAGCAGAGATCGTGGCCCAGGCTGGAAAAGCCGGAACCGTAACCATCGCCACCAATATGGCGGGAAGAGGAACGGATATAAAATTGGGTCCGGGTGTAGTAAAATCGCCTTATTGTCGGCTAATTAAAGAAAGCAGCGGAGAAGACCAGTGCCCTCATTTAGAGGAATTGAAATGTTATGAAAATGTCCCCTGCGGTTTGCACATCATGGGCACAGAAAGGCATGAGGCAAGAAGAATTGACCGTCAGTTAAGAGGAAGAAGCGGAAGACAGGGAGATCCTGGCTCATCCAGGTTTTATCTTTCCTTAGAAGATGACCTGATGAGACTTTTCGGCTCAGACCGAATTGCTTCAGTAATGGACAGATTAGGAGTACAAGACGGCGAGGTTATTCAGCACGGTATGGTGACCAAAGCAATAGAAAGAGCACAGAAAAGGGTCGAAGCACAGAACTTTGCCATTAGAAAACATTTGTTAGAATATGATAACGTGATGAACCAGCAAAGGGAGGTCATCTACGATCGCAGGTTAGCCGCCCTGGAAGGCGCTGATCTGAAAGAAGAGGTTTTAGGGTTAATAGAAAAGGTTGTGGAAAGCAAAGTGGAGCAATTCACGGGTCCTGATGAATATACTGAAAACTGGAACTTAGGCGGGTTAAGAGAAGAGTTAAGAAGAATATTCTTACTTGAGCTTAAATTCAAGGATGAGGATATACCTAAGTTGACTAAAGCTGAATTAAAAGAGAAGGTCACCTCTGTGGTCAGGGAGATTTACGAGCATAAGGAAAAGGCTTATGGCGCTGATATAATGCGGCAGCTGGAAAGGTTTGCCATGCTTCAGGCGATTGATGAGATGTGGAAAGAGCACCTGTATGAGCTGGATATGCTCAAGACCGGAATAGGTTTGCGAGCTTATGGTCAGAAAGACCCCCTTTTGGAATACAAAAAGGAAGCCTTCCAGATGTTTGCCGGGATGGTGGATAAGGTGGATGAGGAAGCCCTGTCCTTAATTTATAAACTCCAGGTCAGGGAAAAAGAGGAGCAAGCCAGAAAAAAAGAGCCGGAAAAAAGATTGCAGGCGATTCACCAGGAAGCAGCAGGAATGGGCTATTCCACCACTAACCAGGCAGAAGAAGTCGCCCCGGGAAAACCCAAACCAGTCAAGGTCGGACAGAAAGTAGGCAGAAACGACCCCTGCCCCTGCGGATCCGGGAAAAAATATAAGAAGTGCTGCGGAGCGTGA
- a CDS encoding cyclic nucleotide-binding domain-containing protein, with amino-acid sequence MHELLKQSRIFEGLGEDELQKITKISQVAKFNKGERIFNIGDAAEHLFIVKEGEIELRFQVTYQNISHEICLERKCRGEPLGWSALTEPYKYTLSAHAVTDSELLQMGHQELIKLCESNNHLGYVLMRNIARLIARRFMLTQEKLIREIQQVLKKKDSLT; translated from the coding sequence ATGCACGAGTTATTGAAACAATCCAGGATCTTTGAGGGATTAGGGGAGGACGAGCTTCAGAAGATTACCAAGATATCCCAGGTGGCTAAATTCAATAAAGGAGAGAGGATTTTTAATATCGGCGATGCGGCGGAACATCTCTTCATTGTAAAAGAAGGAGAAATAGAGCTTCGTTTTCAGGTTACTTATCAGAACATCTCTCATGAGATTTGTTTAGAGAGAAAATGTAGAGGGGAGCCTCTGGGCTGGTCAGCTTTGACTGAGCCCTATAAATATACTCTTTCCGCTCATGCGGTGACGGATTCCGAGCTTTTGCAGATGGGTCACCAGGAACTTATAAAACTGTGCGAGTCAAATAATCATCTGGGATACGTGCTGATGAGGAACATAGCCAGGCTTATCGCCAGAAGATTCATGCTGACTCAAGAAAAACTGATCAGGGAAATACAGCAAGTTCTCAAGAAAAAGGATTCATTGACTTAG
- the recR gene encoding recombination mediator RecR, protein MAKLTDSVERLVEEFSKLPGIGRKTAQRMAFYILKLRRDEALKLSQAILDVKDKVKYCSVCFNITEEDPCNICRDTKRDRSIICVVEEPKDVLALEKTNQYRGLYHVLGGVLSPLDGVGPDDLKTRELMTRLKENVKEVIIATNPNVEGEATAIYLARLIKPLGIKVTRIARGIPAGGELEYADATTLANAIEGRVEF, encoded by the coding sequence ATGGCGAAATTAACAGATTCAGTTGAAAGATTAGTGGAAGAGTTCTCCAAGCTCCCCGGAATCGGCAGGAAAACTGCCCAGAGGATGGCTTTCTATATCCTGAAGCTCAGAAGGGATGAGGCTTTGAAGCTTTCCCAAGCAATACTGGATGTCAAGGATAAAGTTAAATACTGCTCAGTCTGTTTTAACATAACCGAAGAAGACCCTTGTAACATCTGCAGGGATACAAAAAGGGATAGAAGTATAATCTGCGTGGTTGAAGAGCCGAAGGACGTTCTGGCCCTGGAAAAGACCAATCAATACAGAGGATTGTATCACGTGTTAGGTGGAGTTTTATCACCTTTGGATGGGGTTGGCCCAGATGATCTGAAAACCAGAGAGCTGATGACCAGGTTAAAGGAGAATGTCAAAGAGGTGATAATCGCCACTAACCCGAATGTTGAAGGTGAAGCTACTGCCATCTATCTTGCCAGGCTGATAAAACCTTTGGGAATTAAAGTCACCCGCATCGCCAGAGGAATTCCTGCTGGCGGCGAATTGGAATATGCAGATGCCACCACCCTGGCAAATGCAATCGAAGGCCGGGTGGAGTTTTAA
- a CDS encoding YbaB/EbfC family nucleoid-associated protein yields the protein MPKGLGDMMKQVQKMQAKMEEVQKELENKRVEGTSGGGMVKVIANGKQEILEIKIDPEVVNKEDVEMLEDLVLAAVNQAREKSVEIQNEEMAKLTGGLKIPGMPF from the coding sequence ATGCCTAAAGGGTTAGGGGATATGATGAAGCAGGTTCAAAAGATGCAGGCTAAGATGGAGGAGGTCCAGAAGGAGCTGGAGAATAAAAGAGTGGAAGGGACAAGCGGTGGAGGGATGGTAAAGGTAATCGCCAACGGAAAACAGGAGATCTTAGAGATAAAGATCGATCCGGAAGTGGTGAATAAAGAGGATGTGGAGATGTTAGAGGATCTGGTCTTAGCCGCGGTCAACCAGGCAAGGGAAAAGTCGGTGGAAATTCAAAACGAGGAGATGGCAAAACTTACCGGTGGCCTGAAAATTCCAGGGATGCCATTTTAA
- the dnaX gene encoding DNA polymerase III subunit gamma/tau has protein sequence MSYLVMARKYRPMGFGEVVDQKHVVTTLVNAINSKRIAHAYLFSGPRGTGKTTVARILAKALNCEKGPTSEPCNQCSACQEINVGRSIDVFEMDAASKSKVEDIRGLIIEGVKYAPVRGKYKVYIIDEVQMLSDSAFDALLKTIEEPPANVVFIFATTEPQKVPATILSRCQRFEFKRIPFNDLVETISNIAQKEGLEMEKEAIYTLARKADGSLRDSLSLLDQMIAFGGKKITKKIVDQTLGLVEQEVYFDLTKVVLEKDSKKGLELLESLIDSGVDLQEFVAGLLEHLRNLLVAKIGGESERLFDLSKHYIERYKKEAESFSETDLLRMIKIIIDLNYTLKKTSEPRIHLEVSLLKLIKMDSSVSIETLLERLGQAGSEGGGTEYKLPQKKEISQIKDSQLEENSVPEENLKPPDQNSLSLNLETLKSSWPQVLNKVKERKASLWSCLSHAEIVSLDNGVLLLEFSNGTEFHKKHVEKKDNLKEIREIMNQVFQSDFRINFLLNEKKTNSQQKGSVVRNDFHYQDIPGLKDIIDNLGGEIIDKKLI, from the coding sequence ATGTCTTATCTGGTAATGGCGAGAAAATACAGGCCAATGGGGTTTGGGGAAGTGGTGGACCAGAAACATGTTGTCACCACTCTGGTCAATGCCATAAACTCAAAAAGGATCGCACACGCTTATCTTTTCTCCGGACCCAGGGGGACTGGCAAGACCACAGTTGCCAGGATCTTAGCCAAAGCTTTGAACTGCGAGAAAGGTCCAACCTCAGAACCCTGCAACCAGTGTTCTGCCTGTCAGGAGATAAATGTCGGCAGAAGCATAGACGTCTTTGAGATGGATGCCGCTTCCAAGAGCAAAGTAGAGGATATCAGGGGGCTGATAATCGAAGGGGTCAAATATGCACCAGTAAGGGGCAAATATAAAGTCTACATAATCGATGAAGTCCAGATGCTCTCAGATTCTGCTTTTGACGCTCTGCTGAAAACGATCGAGGAGCCGCCAGCCAATGTGGTCTTCATCTTCGCTACCACAGAACCTCAGAAAGTCCCTGCCACCATACTCTCTCGCTGTCAGAGATTTGAGTTCAAGAGGATTCCGTTCAACGATCTGGTCGAGACCATCTCGAACATTGCTCAGAAAGAAGGATTGGAAATGGAAAAAGAAGCCATCTATACCTTAGCCCGCAAAGCTGATGGAAGTCTCAGGGATTCACTTTCTCTTCTGGACCAGATGATAGCTTTCGGTGGTAAAAAGATTACCAAAAAGATAGTTGACCAAACCCTGGGTCTGGTCGAGCAGGAGGTTTACTTTGATCTCACTAAAGTCGTTTTAGAAAAAGACAGCAAAAAAGGGTTAGAGCTTCTTGAAAGCCTGATCGATTCAGGTGTGGACCTGCAAGAGTTTGTAGCCGGGCTTTTAGAACATCTGAGGAACCTTTTGGTAGCTAAAATCGGAGGAGAGTCAGAGCGGCTTTTTGACCTTTCAAAACATTATATCGAGCGATATAAAAAGGAAGCAGAGAGTTTTTCGGAAACGGACCTTCTGAGGATGATAAAAATAATTATCGATCTCAATTATACCTTGAAGAAGACAAGTGAGCCAAGGATACATTTAGAGGTCTCTCTATTAAAGCTGATCAAAATGGATTCATCCGTGTCTATTGAGACTCTTCTGGAAAGATTAGGACAGGCAGGTTCAGAAGGCGGAGGAACAGAGTATAAACTTCCCCAGAAAAAAGAAATCTCCCAGATAAAGGATTCGCAGCTAGAGGAAAATTCTGTACCAGAGGAAAATCTTAAGCCCCCGGATCAAAACAGTCTCTCCTTGAATCTGGAAACCTTGAAATCCAGCTGGCCACAGGTGTTAAACAAAGTAAAAGAAAGAAAAGCCTCTCTCTGGAGCTGTTTGAGTCACGCAGAGATAGTGTCATTAGACAACGGAGTTCTGCTCCTGGAATTTTCCAACGGGACTGAGTTTCACAAAAAACACGTAGAAAAAAAAGATAACCTGAAAGAGATTCGGGAGATAATGAATCAGGTATTTCAGAGTGATTTCAGGATAAATTTTCTTTTGAACGAAAAGAAAACGAACTCCCAGCAGAAAGGTTCTGTTGTCAGGAATGATTTTCATTATCAGGATATTCCAGGGCTTAAAGATATAATAGATAATTTAGGCGGGGAGATAATCGACAAGAAACTAATTTAG